In a genomic window of Amphiprion ocellaris isolate individual 3 ecotype Okinawa chromosome 11, ASM2253959v1, whole genome shotgun sequence:
- the mitd1 gene encoding MIT domain-containing protein 1, with product MTENHVAGMEASAVSVLRRAVELDQSGRFQEALVCYQEGIQLLIDVLKVVKDESKRGHYREKIKGYMDRAEQVKAQVNHMKEDGKYHEQIRISEDATGYSYEVLFKPYISGALTEVWVQDPYIRHTHQLYNFLRFCEMLLKASCKVKKIHLLTSQDETDSSQQSSALAELRESLSSQGVALDLQYSSTIHDREIRFDNGWIIKIGRGLDYFKRAKGRFSVGYCDYDLRQCQETTVDIFHTKHTKTL from the exons atgacagaaaaccaCGTGGCGGGGATGGAGGCGTCCGCCGTGTCCGTCCTGAGGCGGGCGGTGGAGCTGGACCAGAGCGGCCGCTTTCAGGAGGCTCTGGTCTGCTACCAGGAGGGCatccagctgctcatagacgtCCTCAAAG TTGTGAAAGATGAATCAAAGAGAGGACACTACAGGGAGAAGATAAAGGGCTACATGGACAGAGCAGAGCAGGTCAAAGCTCAGGTGAACCACATGAAAGAAG ATGGGAAGTACCATGAGCAGATAAGAATATCAGAGGATGCCACCGGTTACAGCTATGAGGTTCTGTTCAAGCCGTACATCAGCGGTGCTCTCACAGAGGTCTGGGTGCAGGATCCATACATACGACACACACACCAA TTGTATAACTTCCTGCGGTTCTGTGAGATGCTGCTTAAAGCCTCCTGCAAGGTGAAAAAGATCCATCTCCTCACTTCACAGGATGAA ACTGACAGCAGCCAGCAGAGCAGCGCTTTAGCTGAGCTCAGAGAGAGTCTTAGCTCTCAGGGAGTCGCTCTGGATCTGCAGTATTCCTCCACCATACACGACAGGGAGATCAG GTTTGACAACGGTTGGATCATAAAAATCGGAAGAGGGTTGGATTACTTCAAGAGAGCAAAG GGCCGATTCTCTGTTGGATATTGTGACTACGACCTGAGGCAGTGCCAAGAAACCACCGTAGACATTTTCCACaccaaacatacaaaaacactaTGA